The window TGCCGCAGCAGGGAGGTGGCCATGTCGGTATCGGGGAAACCGGTCAGCACGATCAACGGCACGCGCGGGTAGTTCTGGCGAAAATAGGCGATGGCCTCGATGCCGTTGACCTTCGGCATGCGGATATCGCAAATCATCACATCCAGCAGCAGACGGTTTTCGCCGCTGTTAATCGTCTCGATGGCTTTTTCTCCGTTTTCCGCTTCCAAAACTTCATAGCCGGCTTTCTGCAAGGTCATACGGACGACCTTGCGGATATCCGCCTCGTCGTCCACGACGAGGACGCGTCCGTTGCAATTTTCTTCGCCGACGAAGAACCCCGATTTAAATTCCGTCATGGCAGCCTCCTGGGTGATGGATGATGGCACAGAGTTGGTTGGATCGATTCATGGTGGCCTCTCTTGCATTTCTGTATGAGCAATCTCGATGCCTCGTGCCGCGTAAAGAAAAAGCCGTGATATTGAATGATTTGGTGATGTGAGGGGAAAACGAACGGATGGAGTTGGTTGAAAGCCACCACCACCGCTGGCTGAGATGCACCATGCGGGGATGGGGGATGAAGGAGGCCAGCAATGCCGAGGCGCGGTCACCACATGCGGCGAAGGAAGGCGACGCCGACGATCAGCAGCACGGCTGCCCACAGGAGCATCGCGAGATACATCATGCTCTCCTTCCTACGTAATTGTGTTGATACGCGGGAGGGGCGCAAAGACTATGCCGATGGCGATGAAGTCGTGCAGAGTGTTGAACCCCATGAGATTGCGGCGGTAATCGGCCGGTGTGTGTCGCGAGCTGAGAGGATTCCGCAGGCGCCCGTATCCAAACTCATTCAGGGTGGATAAAAAAGGATTCGGCATCTTGTGCTTGCGCCACCGATCGTCCGACGTCCCCGTCGAATTGCGTTTCCCGTTTAGGCTAAGGTATTCTCCGAAGGGAAACGGAGGCCTGGATGATTACACCAGCAGTGTTGACGGATTACATTCATAAGTGCATGCCGGATGCGGTTGTGACGGTCACGGATCGGACCGGGACTATGGATCACCTCAAAGTGGTGGTGGTCTCGGATGTGTTTCGTGGGAAGAATTTGCTGGACCGGCACCGGCTGATCTATGAGGCCTTGGACGTTCCCATGAAAGACGGACGGATCCATGCGTTGGAGTTGACGGCGCGGACCAATGACGAAAAATAGTTACAGATAGGCGATCGATACAAAGGAGGCCGACGATGGCAGACCCAATTGAAGACGAAATTCAGCAGGAAGTGAAAACCCATAAGATCCTCATCTACGGCAAGGGGACCAAGCAGATGCCGATGTGCGGGTTTACCCGCGAGACGATGCAGTTTTTCGATAAGTACGGGTACCCCTACGAAGTGATCGACGTGCTGTCCCAGCCCACCAAGCGGGAAACCCTCACGAAGATCACCAAGTGGCCGACGCTGCCCAAAGTCTTCATCGACGGCACTTTCTACGGCGACACCGACATCCTCGATCCGATGGCGGCAAAGGGTGAGATCGAGCCGTTGCTGAAGAAGGCGTTCGGGAAATAAATCGCGATCGTATCCTGTGCAGGGATCAGCCGGCGGGTGCTCGTGGCGAGCATCCGCCGGTGTTGTTTCGGGTGGCCGCGGTCACCTTTTGGCTTCGTGGGGGCAGTGTAAGGTGCCCTTGCTTCGTTGCTGGAGAGTTTCTAATTCCCCCTCAAATTTTCGCCGGCATCAGCATCCTTGAGTCTAGCAGGCGAATCTCAGCTGCTAGCGAAACAACGATTCCAATCCACAACCAATTTAGACTTACGATTAATAGTTTTGATTCTCCACTGGCGTTGGCGCAACAAAGTAGGATAGCCCTCCGCCCAAGATTGCCATGTATGCAACCGAAACGCTACTGGCCAGCCATGTGCTAAGAGGCTGCCCAATAATTACATTGATAACGCCAGTAAACCATGTCCCTAGAAACACCATGCCGAGATACTTAAACCGGTCAACCTTTGTTAAGCAACCGGCAATACAAAATCCCATAGCGCCAAAGAGAATGATGACTGTTGCCCCAACATATGGATTCTGTTTAATAGCAGTTGGTGCAAAGGGCATGAGAAGCCCTCCAATAAAGGTAAGGACAAAAATAATGCCAATATCCCTCAGTAGCGCTCGCCAAGGCAGTGTCACTGCTAGGTTTCTCCAGTTCTACCTGCGGTCTACAAATTTTGAGCCATCATATGTGTGCGTAACGACTCCTGCATCAATCAGTTCTTCGACGGAAGGGTGCCACATGTCTGTACCCGGAACGCTAAACGCCTTTTCTATGAATTTCGGCCTGACCCCACGTTTCCTGAAATAAGCGGTGCCGCCCTCGTTTGCTTGCGAGTTGTTCATATTGAACCAGTCAGGTCCGATCCACTGAAACGCATGAAACCCAAGTCTTCCGTCAGAATGGAGAATGCGAGATGATCCTGCCATAAACGCATAGGTGCAGGCACTGTCACATTGTGTTCCTGTGTATGTTGCCAATTGGCGTTTTTCGATCAACTCTCCAATTTTCTCAGCTTGTTGCAGAAGACCCCCAACAAGTTCCAGCGTCACAATAAAAGCCTTTGGCGTATTCGCCAATTCGTCTTTTACTTTGTCGGCAATCCCAGGTCCCATGAATCCGCTGACTACAATCTCATCAAAGTCATCTTGAGGATGATGGATGACAGTTACCGTATATTTGTAACCACTGTCACGAAAAACCATGCCAGTCCATTCGAAAATAGATAAGGACGACCAAAACACAGATGCTCCAATAAAAATACAACTCGCTTGAGCGCACCTGGCCCAGAAGGCAGGCCTTTTCATCAGAAGATGATTCTGGGCGGATCGCCAGAGGCCAATAATCTGCCAAGGAGATAATAGAAATGATGAAAAGTACAAAACGACCAATCGCAGCTGAGCATGAAGAAGTGAGTTTTCGGCAAGAACGGAGTCGATACATTTGACGAAGATAAAATACGCTAGGACGTTTATTCCCAAATAATTGACCCAGAAACTCAATCCAAGAGGTAGGTCTCCACGCCAATGCGCGACGACGTAGCTTTTGAGCGCCACCCAATCCTGGGTTTCATATTCTATGATTCGTTGAAACAGGGAAGATCTTGGTGCGGTATAGTTTTTTTGTTCTGTGGCTATGGCAGCAGGAGGAACTGAGGGCAGTTTCTGAACTTTGTCCAATTCATGGCCACATTCACACCATCGATTTTCTGGTGAATTATGGATGCCACATTCTGAACATATGATGGGCAAAGCCATATTCGTATCCTCTTCAAGTACAAATTGAATGCGTTTAGCTGGCGGCAAAGTGGTTCAACTGTGAGCCTCGTAAGCAGAAAATTCGAAGTCTAGCCGCCATTGTTAAACGATTGGTTTGAGGCGCAGTTTAGGCGCTTTGCAATTTATCCTTGACCGCTCTAATGCATCCTCGGACAACGATGTCACGAATTTGAACGAGTGAGATCTCAGCAGTCACGGCTGGGTCGGTATTTACCAACGACATGCGACCATCATGAAACGCAAAATCCGTATAGTTTCCTTCATGAACCACTTCGCAACGGATGTCGTATAACAGGTCTACAGCTTTGCTGAATCCAATAGGAGGCAGCAGGTCTGTATTAACCGTGAAGCCATGAGACAGGGTGTCCTTGTCTGACTGCGGAAGAAATTTGTTAAAGAATTGTTGAACATAATGCCGTGATTTTCCTTCACCGCTGAATCCGTCGTGAATTTTGGCAATGTTTTCTGAGCACATTATCAGAAACAACACCTGCAGCGGTTCCTTATGCGGCCTAATTTGTGGCAGATCGTCCGCGATGGATATCAACCGTTGAGTCTGATGCATCATTATTTTGGCATCATGATTTGGTGCCAACGGATGGAGGTTCTCACATGCTTGAACGAAATGCTCTGCTTCCTCTAGCAGTGCAAAATGTGGCAAATAAAAACTTAGCCAGGGTTCCACTGCAGCATCTCCTTCAATCGCTATTAGCTGCAACGATCCGATGTTTGGCTGCCCATCACGCTTTCGGGCTCTCTACCGTTTCGCTTCCGGTGGCGGCCAGTTCATTTCGGTGTGGCGGCCGCAGTAGAAGCAGCAGAGGCGGTAGCGGGCTTTGCGGCGGGGATTAGGCATCGAGATGAACGTGATCGGCGTATCGTCGAACGGACAGGTCGGCTGGTCGTGGAGCAGATGCACTTCGGCCATCATGGTGATCGAGGCGACATCCCAGGACGGTGAGTGTTCTTCCTTGCCGGTAATCTTCTCAACCACGTGACAGCGTTCGCAGGTCGCTTCGTAGGTCTTGATCCGG is drawn from Nitrospira sp. and contains these coding sequences:
- a CDS encoding response regulator, translating into MTEFKSGFFVGEENCNGRVLVVDDEADIRKVVRMTLQKAGYEVLEAENGEKAIETINSGENRLLLDVMICDIRMPKVNGIEAIAYFRQNYPRVPLIVLTGFPDTDMATSLLRQGVVDYLVKPVEGEKLKASVARAMEQRELAPL
- a CDS encoding BolA family protein, whose product is MITPAVLTDYIHKCMPDAVVTVTDRTGTMDHLKVVVVSDVFRGKNLLDRHRLIYEALDVPMKDGRIHALELTARTNDEK
- a CDS encoding glutaredoxin domain-containing protein codes for the protein MADPIEDEIQQEVKTHKILIYGKGTKQMPMCGFTRETMQFFDKYGYPYEVIDVLSQPTKRETLTKITKWPTLPKVFIDGTFYGDTDILDPMAAKGEIEPLLKKAFGK